TGCCGCCGGCCACCGCCCTGGTGGGCAGTCTGCTGCTGGGTGCTACTCCGCTGGGGGCCCTGGGCCAAACCAGCGCCCACCCGGGCACCACCGCCACGCCACCCGCCCCGGCCAACCCCGTGCTGCCGGGCGATTTTCCCGACCCGTCGGTGGTGAAAATTGGGAACACCTACTGGGCCACGGCCACGTCGTCGAATTGGGGCCCCGTGTTTCCGCTGCTGAAATCGACCAACCTGACCGACTGGACGCCGGTGGGCAGCGTGTTTGGGGGCGAGCGGCCGGCCTGGGCCGACTACTACTTTTGGGCCCCGGAAATCAGCCAGGACGGCGGCAAGACCTATATTTTCTACACAGCGCACAAGCGCGGCGGCAACCTGGCCGTGGGCGTGGCCAGCGCCGACCGCCCCGAGGGCCCCTACCGCGACCACGGCCCGCTGGTGGGCCAGCCCGACGGCTCGATTGACGCCTTCCCGGTGCGCGACGAAAAGGGCCAGCCCTACCTGGTGTGGAAGGAGGACGGCAACAGCATCGGCCAGCCCACGCCCATCTGGGCGCAGCCGCTGAACGCGGCCCGCACCGCCCTCACGGGTACCAAAACCGAGCTATTCCGCAACACCGCCCCCTGGGAGGGCAACCTCGTGGAAGGCGTGAGCATGGTACGCCACGGCGGCTATTTCTACGCTTTCTACGCGGCCAATGGCTGCTGCGGGGGCGGCTGCACCTACGCCACCGGCGTGGCCCGCGCCCGCACCCTGCTGGGGCCCTGGGAGAAGTACGCCCGCAACCCCGTCCTCACCCAAAACGCGGCCTGGAAGTGCCCCGGCCACGGCACCGCCGTGGAGCGTAACGGCCGCTGGTACCTGCTGCACCACGCCTATGCCGCCGCGCCCGGCAGCCAGCTGGTGGGCCGCCAGGGCGTGCTCAGCGAATTCACCTGGAACGCAGCCGGCTGGCCGGTATTCGCCGGCGGCGGGGTGCCGGTGGCGGCCCCGGCCCAGCCCGCGCCGGCCGTGCACGACGGCTTCGACGGCGCCGCGCTGGGCCTGGCCTGGCAGTGGCCGGTGGAATACCAACCCACGGCGGCCGTAAGCAGCGGCCAATTGCACCTCACGGCCCGGCCCGACCACGGCGGCGCGGCCCTGGGCCACACCATTTACGCGGCGGATTACGAGGCCACGGCCACGCTGCTACGCCCGGGGGCCCTGCCCGCTGGCACCGCCGCCGGCCTGGCCGCCCTCGGCGACCCCGACAACGCCCTGGCCCTGCTGGCCGGCAACGGCCGCCTGCGCCTCGTGCGCCGCGCCAAAGGGCAGGAAGAAGTGCTGGTGGAAACGGCCTTGCCCG
This genomic stretch from Hymenobacter sp. PAMC 26628 harbors:
- a CDS encoding family 43 glycosylhydrolase is translated as MRFQHSFLAFLPPATALVGSLLLGATPLGALGQTSAHPGTTATPPAPANPVLPGDFPDPSVVKIGNTYWATATSSNWGPVFPLLKSTNLTDWTPVGSVFGGERPAWADYYFWAPEISQDGGKTYIFYTAHKRGGNLAVGVASADRPEGPYRDHGPLVGQPDGSIDAFPVRDEKGQPYLVWKEDGNSIGQPTPIWAQPLNAARTALTGTKTELFRNTAPWEGNLVEGVSMVRHGGYFYAFYAANGCCGGGCTYATGVARARTLLGPWEKYARNPVLTQNAAWKCPGHGTAVERNGRWYLLHHAYAAAPGSQLVGRQGVLSEFTWNAAGWPVFAGGGVPVAAPAQPAPAVHDGFDGAALGLAWQWPVEYQPTAAVSSGQLHLTARPDHGGAALGHTIYAADYEATATLLRPGALPAGTAAGLAALGDPDNALALLAGNGRLRLVRRAKGQEEVLVETALPAGAGPLRLRLQARRNTQFTFAYSTDSGRTWAPMAGADSPSADGAYLPPWDRGIRVGVLAQGPTAAVADFDEFTLTSLGL